The following proteins are co-located in the Echinicola sp. 20G genome:
- a CDS encoding cytochrome c maturation protein CcmE, with translation MKKGHILGLGVIAVAIVIIVSSIGDASSYESFSTAKAMAQEGDDDPIHVVGQLAKDSMGTVTGLEVSDDKTSFTFTMVDNEGTSQQVYYNEPVPADFTRSEQVVVIGSYKSENMFVADKILMKCPSKYQETELKEASL, from the coding sequence ATGAAAAAAGGACATATATTAGGATTAGGCGTAATCGCAGTAGCCATAGTCATTATCGTATCTTCGATTGGTGATGCAAGCTCATATGAGAGTTTCTCCACCGCCAAAGCCATGGCCCAAGAGGGTGATGATGACCCTATTCATGTTGTTGGTCAGCTAGCAAAAGACAGTATGGGCACGGTGACTGGCCTGGAAGTAAGTGATGACAAGACTTCATTTACCTTTACCATGGTGGACAATGAAGGCACTTCCCAACAAGTTTATTATAACGAACCTGTTCCTGCCGATTTCACCCGCTCCGAGCAAGTTGTGGTTATCGGTTCATACAAAAGTGAAAACATGTTTGTAGCTGATAAAATATTGATGAAATGCCCTTCCAAGTATCAGGAAACTGAGTTGAAGGAAGCATCACTGTAA
- a CDS encoding TlpA disulfide reductase family protein, with translation MKTKLLFLPLLLMLMYCQPEKQSAVKLELNFESDEGVSQIRLYNMAEQVGGELLNPVSSYEADTSGNYLIELDSISFGLYAVEVGGKSIPVILFEGVDMEVTCDIADLETLSYTGKGANESEFYNDFNPFPSNQIQVYGQLETEKFVEKLDSTYQENLKLINANDSLNNRFAEMEEALLKLRRGFYVKYYPIARKRSAGSEVKVVLPDSVEAYTSTDGKMASSGMIIPSYRSAVYNNNQLSFNDYMQSYQEENPDSEMGINKYIEMRRDYILEKEDAHLQDYLMARLSMDAISYYGEEVTEIVLGSYKKKFPNSQYKPYLDAVNAKWEALAEGKPAKEIEGTNPEGDAIKLSDFKGKVVYLDTWATWCGPCRGEFPSAKVLKEEYKDNEDVVFMYASIDSNKDAWEKYLQNDPEFKGVHVYVDGAWKSELCEDYMIKAIPRYILFDKEGKIANAKAPRPSSGEEIREAINTLL, from the coding sequence ATGAAAACAAAACTATTGTTTCTGCCACTTCTTCTAATGCTGATGTATTGTCAGCCAGAAAAACAGTCGGCTGTAAAGCTAGAATTAAATTTTGAAAGCGATGAGGGAGTTTCTCAAATAAGGCTGTATAATATGGCTGAACAAGTAGGAGGGGAATTACTAAACCCTGTTTCCTCCTATGAGGCTGATACTAGTGGAAATTATTTAATCGAACTTGATAGTATAAGTTTTGGTCTGTATGCGGTCGAAGTAGGTGGAAAAAGTATACCTGTAATCCTTTTTGAAGGAGTAGACATGGAAGTTACTTGTGATATAGCGGATTTGGAAACGCTATCCTATACTGGAAAAGGAGCGAATGAAAGTGAGTTTTACAATGATTTTAACCCTTTTCCCAGTAATCAGATACAAGTATATGGTCAATTGGAAACAGAAAAATTTGTAGAAAAACTAGACTCAACTTATCAGGAGAATCTAAAGCTGATCAATGCAAATGATAGTTTGAATAATCGTTTTGCTGAAATGGAAGAGGCTTTACTCAAATTAAGGAGAGGATTTTATGTGAAATATTACCCCATCGCCAGAAAGCGTTCTGCTGGAAGTGAAGTTAAGGTAGTTCTTCCTGATTCTGTGGAGGCTTATACCTCCACTGACGGTAAAATGGCTAGCTCTGGTATGATCATACCAAGCTACAGAAGTGCTGTTTATAATAATAATCAACTAAGCTTTAACGATTATATGCAGTCCTACCAAGAGGAAAACCCGGATTCAGAAATGGGGATTAACAAATATATTGAGATGCGAAGGGATTACATTTTAGAAAAAGAAGATGCCCATTTGCAAGACTATTTGATGGCACGTCTTTCTATGGATGCTATAAGTTATTATGGCGAAGAAGTTACTGAAATCGTATTAGGGTCATACAAGAAGAAGTTTCCAAATTCACAATATAAACCATATTTAGACGCGGTAAATGCTAAGTGGGAAGCACTGGCAGAAGGTAAGCCGGCCAAGGAAATAGAAGGTACAAACCCGGAGGGTGATGCTATCAAGCTTTCTGACTTCAAAGGCAAAGTAGTTTATTTGGACACTTGGGCCACTTGGTGTGGACCATGCCGAGGGGAGTTTCCTTCCGCAAAAGTGCTTAAGGAAGAGTACAAGGACAATGAAGATGTAGTTTTCATGTACGCTTCTATAGATAGCAATAAAGACGCTTGGGAGAAGTATCTACAAAATGATCCTGAATTTAAGGGAGTGCATGTGTATGTGGATGGAGCATGGAAGTCCGAATTGTGCGAAGACTATATGATCAAGGCCATTCCAAGGTATATCCTTTTTGACAAAGAAGGAAAAATAGCGAATGCAAAAGCACCAAGGCCAAGCAGTGGTGAAGAGATCAGAGAAGCCATCAATACTTTACTATAG
- a CDS encoding CcmD family protein: protein MQKWLVVFLLFISLQAVAQEKKEIKSEDYENYSVEMADDMRQSGKIYVLVGIIGIVMGGVLVYLVGTDKKLSRLEKEFKS from the coding sequence ATGCAAAAGTGGTTAGTGGTTTTCCTATTGTTCATCAGCCTTCAGGCGGTGGCTCAGGAAAAAAAAGAGATCAAGTCAGAAGATTACGAAAACTATAGCGTGGAAATGGCCGATGATATGCGCCAAAGCGGAAAAATTTACGTTCTCGTAGGCATCATTGGAATTGTTATGGGTGGGGTTCTTGTTTACCTTGTAGGTACAGATAAAAAATTATCTAGACTGGAAAAAGAATTTAAAAGCTAA
- a CDS encoding Rossmann-like and DUF2520 domain-containing protein has protein sequence MDKFNIAIIGTGNVAWHLAPALENAGHTITEVYSRDFHRAEKIINKLYTAEVKTDLDFSESKANIYILAVSDHAITQVADAIILPEESILVHTSGSMPLDVLGFSSASYTGIFYPLQSFSKSRSLDIDEIPFLLESDDQTTLQKLKKLAKSLSPHHYVLKSKDRMALHVAAVFASNFTNHMIRVSEEIMRRQGLDFEMLQPLIIEQISKTLEIGAKSAQTGPALRGDLSTLDMHYQFLNYNEQVAEIYKLISQDIIDAN, from the coding sequence ATGGACAAATTCAATATTGCGATCATTGGTACGGGCAATGTAGCCTGGCATTTGGCCCCAGCCTTGGAAAATGCAGGCCATACCATCACAGAGGTTTATAGCAGGGACTTCCATCGTGCAGAAAAAATCATCAACAAACTTTATACGGCCGAGGTAAAAACAGACCTCGATTTCTCAGAAAGTAAAGCCAATATATACATCCTTGCCGTAAGCGACCATGCCATCACACAAGTGGCAGACGCGATCATTCTTCCAGAGGAGAGTATTCTCGTTCATACTTCAGGAAGCATGCCTTTGGATGTCTTGGGTTTCAGTTCTGCGAGTTATACAGGCATCTTTTATCCTTTACAAAGCTTTAGTAAATCTCGTTCTTTGGACATTGATGAGATTCCTTTTTTATTGGAATCAGATGATCAGACTACTCTCCAAAAGTTGAAAAAACTGGCCAAAAGCCTTTCCCCACACCACTATGTATTGAAATCCAAAGATCGAATGGCCCTCCATGTGGCTGCTGTTTTTGCCAGCAACTTTACCAATCACATGATCCGGGTATCTGAAGAGATCATGCGAAGGCAGGGCTTGGACTTTGAAATGCTCCAACCATTGATCATAGAGCAAATCAGTAAAACCTTGGAAATAGGAGCCAAATCAGCACAAACAGGGCCAGCACTTAGAGGAGACCTTAGCACCCTGGACATGCATTACCAATTTTTGAATTACAATGAACAGGTGGCTGAAATCTATAAATTGATTTCACAGGACATCATCGATGCGAACTAA
- a CDS encoding heme exporter protein CcmB — MWNEIIVLIKKEITLEWRQKYALNGILLYVVSAVFITYLSVGAKQGNISIPTWNALYWVIILFSSVNAVAKSFVQEHQGRQLYYYMIASPEAIILSKIIYNSLLTLILSLLGYIVFSVILGNPVQDQPMFVLNLLMGAIGFSACLTMVSGIASKASNNATLMAILSFPIIIPILLMAIKISKNAIDGLDRGISVDKLITLLAINAIIGATAYILFPYLWRS, encoded by the coding sequence ATGTGGAATGAAATAATAGTATTGATAAAAAAAGAGATCACTTTGGAGTGGCGACAAAAATACGCCCTCAATGGAATATTGCTTTACGTCGTCAGTGCTGTTTTTATCACATATTTAAGTGTAGGAGCCAAACAAGGTAATATCTCCATCCCCACATGGAATGCACTTTATTGGGTCATCATCCTTTTTTCTTCAGTCAATGCCGTGGCCAAAAGCTTTGTACAGGAACACCAAGGGCGCCAGCTTTATTATTATATGATTGCTTCACCAGAAGCCATCATATTATCCAAAATCATCTATAACAGTCTTTTGACCCTTATTCTTTCCCTGTTGGGCTATATTGTTTTCAGTGTAATATTGGGCAACCCAGTCCAGGACCAGCCGATGTTTGTCCTAAACCTACTGATGGGAGCCATAGGCTTTTCAGCCTGTCTGACCATGGTTTCTGGTATTGCTTCCAAGGCAAGCAATAATGCTACATTGATGGCCATCCTTAGCTTTCCTATTATAATTCCCATTTTACTTATGGCGATCAAAATCTCTAAAAATGCCATTGATGGGCTGGATAGGGGAATCAGCGTGGACAAGCTGATCACACTTCTTGCGATCAATGCCATCATAGGCGCTACAGCCTATATTCTTTTCCCCTACCTCTGGAGAAGCTGA
- a CDS encoding geranylgeranylglycerol-phosphate geranylgeranyltransferase: MTKPSAETAFSFSAFFKIIRSDNLLMMAFAQLMTAYFLVEETKSGIPVFSDYKLYLLIFSTITIAASGYIINDYYDVKIDYINKPDEVIVGKGMRRRVVMFLHSILNFVGIGLACLVNLKVGAIHFIAAFILWLYSNNLKRLPFVGNLAVGLLTGLSIWIIGFYYQQSQLLVLTYAIFAFFINLIREIIKDIEDREGDRKHGCKTLPIVLGFRKTKNIIFILAGIFVCSILTVAFKINDTLLYIYFGAIGVLFLFFMYKIYYADRKKHFTQLSKMSKVLMLTGVLSMAFL, from the coding sequence ATGACTAAGCCATCAGCTGAGACAGCTTTTTCCTTTTCTGCCTTTTTCAAAATCATCAGGTCTGACAACTTGCTGATGATGGCTTTTGCTCAGTTAATGACCGCCTATTTTTTGGTTGAGGAAACTAAGTCAGGAATTCCAGTCTTTTCAGATTATAAATTGTATTTGCTGATTTTCTCGACCATTACCATCGCTGCTTCTGGTTACATCATCAATGATTATTACGATGTCAAAATAGACTACATCAACAAACCTGATGAAGTCATCGTGGGCAAGGGCATGAGAAGAAGAGTAGTAATGTTTCTCCACAGCATCCTCAACTTTGTAGGTATTGGCCTTGCTTGCCTGGTCAACTTAAAAGTTGGTGCTATCCATTTTATTGCCGCATTTATCCTTTGGCTTTACTCTAACAACCTCAAAAGACTTCCCTTTGTGGGCAATTTAGCTGTTGGTCTTTTGACAGGTCTTTCCATTTGGATCATTGGATTCTACTATCAGCAGTCCCAACTTCTGGTGTTGACTTATGCCATATTCGCCTTCTTTATCAACCTGATCAGGGAAATTATCAAGGACATCGAGGACAGGGAGGGAGACAGAAAACACGGATGTAAGACTTTACCGATCGTGCTGGGCTTTAGAAAAACCAAAAACATAATTTTTATCCTTGCAGGAATATTTGTGTGTTCCATTTTGACTGTTGCCTTTAAGATAAATGACACCTTATTATATATCTACTTTGGAGCTATTGGAGTTTTATTCTTATTCTTCATGTACAAAATCTATTATGCGGACCGAAAAAAGCATTTCACTCAACTCAGCAAAATGTCTAAGGTATTAATGCTAACAGGTGTCTTAAGCATGGCTTTTTTATAA
- the ccsA gene encoding cytochrome c biogenesis protein CcsA: MRAHWWKVLAIILLAYTIIAGLLFEVPRLPILNETIRALYFHVTMWFGMIIMLVVAVVYSVKYLRSGELKHDDVAIEFTNAAILFGVLGIVTGMLWAKFTWGDYWSGDPKQNASAIGLLMYFAYLILRNSLTDVHQRARIGAVYNIFAFSAFIPLIFILPRLTDSLHPGNGGNPGFNAYDMDSKLRMVFYPAVIAWTLLGVWLANLRLRARRLERKLEDKLINQQ; encoded by the coding sequence ATGCGAGCACATTGGTGGAAAGTATTGGCGATCATACTATTAGCATACACAATTATCGCCGGCCTTCTCTTTGAAGTACCTAGATTACCCATTCTAAACGAAACGATCCGTGCATTATATTTTCATGTGACCATGTGGTTCGGCATGATCATTATGTTAGTTGTCGCTGTAGTTTATAGTGTAAAATATCTCCGAAGCGGAGAGTTGAAACATGATGATGTGGCCATTGAGTTTACCAATGCCGCCATTTTATTTGGGGTTCTGGGCATCGTTACGGGCATGCTTTGGGCCAAATTTACCTGGGGAGATTACTGGAGCGGTGATCCAAAACAGAATGCTTCGGCGATCGGCTTACTCATGTACTTCGCCTACCTTATTCTAAGAAACTCTTTGACAGATGTTCATCAGAGAGCCCGGATAGGAGCCGTTTATAACATCTTTGCTTTTTCTGCATTTATCCCATTGATTTTTATTTTGCCTAGACTTACAGACAGCCTTCACCCTGGAAATGGTGGCAACCCCGGCTTCAATGCTTATGATATGGACAGCAAACTCAGAATGGTGTTTTATCCAGCTGTAATTGCTTGGACCTTATTAGGTGTTTGGCTCGCTAATCTAAGGTTAAGGGCCAGAAGACTGGAAAGAAAATTAGAAGACAAACTTATCAATCAACAATAA
- the serS gene encoding serine--tRNA ligase, whose translation MLQVNFIRDNFDQAVEGLQKRFFAGAKEKLQEVLDLDKKRKEAQLERDQLQAESNSISKKIGLLMREGKKEEAEQVKTRTAEIKGQIKSLEEQYNEVEEALQQLLYTIPNIPHSSVKAGKSDQDNEVILEDGKTPELHEGKQAHWDLIKKYDIIDFELGNKITGAGFPVYKGKGARLQRALVNFFLDEATKQGYNEVQPPILINEDSGYGTGQLPDKEGQMYHAVADNLFLIPTAEVPVTNMYRDVMVKEEELPIKNTAFTPCFRREAGSWGAHVRGLNRLHQFDKVEIVQISHPDKSYEALEDMSKYVQGLLKKLGLQYRVLRLCGGDTGFTSALTYDMEVFSAAQEMWLEVSSVSNFETYQANRLKLRFKDENKKTVLAHTLNGSALALPRIVAAILENNQTEKGIKMPEVLVPYLGFEWID comes from the coding sequence ATGCTACAAGTAAATTTTATTCGTGACAATTTTGACCAGGCTGTAGAAGGGCTGCAAAAAAGATTTTTTGCAGGTGCCAAAGAAAAACTGCAAGAAGTCCTGGATTTAGATAAGAAAAGAAAAGAAGCTCAACTGGAAAGAGACCAGTTACAGGCTGAATCCAATTCCATATCCAAAAAAATAGGCCTTCTCATGCGTGAAGGCAAAAAAGAAGAAGCAGAGCAGGTCAAAACCAGAACTGCTGAGATCAAAGGTCAGATCAAATCTTTGGAAGAACAATACAATGAGGTGGAAGAGGCTTTGCAACAATTGCTTTACACTATTCCAAATATTCCTCATTCAAGCGTAAAAGCAGGAAAGTCTGACCAGGACAACGAAGTCATCTTGGAGGATGGAAAAACCCCAGAACTTCATGAAGGTAAGCAGGCCCATTGGGATTTGATCAAAAAATATGACATCATTGATTTCGAATTGGGAAACAAAATAACCGGTGCCGGTTTTCCTGTATATAAAGGTAAGGGAGCGAGACTTCAAAGGGCCTTGGTCAACTTCTTTTTGGACGAGGCTACAAAACAGGGTTATAATGAAGTACAACCCCCTATCCTTATCAATGAAGACAGTGGATATGGCACAGGTCAGCTTCCTGACAAAGAAGGACAGATGTACCATGCGGTGGCTGACAACCTTTTCTTGATCCCCACAGCGGAAGTTCCTGTAACAAATATGTACAGAGATGTAATGGTCAAAGAAGAGGAATTACCCATCAAAAACACTGCCTTTACACCTTGTTTTAGAAGGGAAGCTGGCAGCTGGGGAGCCCATGTAAGAGGCTTAAATAGACTTCACCAGTTTGACAAAGTAGAAATTGTACAGATTTCTCACCCTGACAAATCTTATGAAGCACTGGAAGACATGAGCAAATATGTCCAAGGCCTGTTAAAAAAACTGGGGCTTCAATATAGAGTGTTAAGATTGTGCGGTGGAGACACAGGATTTACTTCTGCCTTGACCTATGACATGGAAGTATTCTCGGCAGCACAAGAAATGTGGCTGGAAGTGAGCTCCGTAAGTAACTTTGAAACATATCAAGCCAACAGGCTTAAATTGAGATTTAAGGACGAAAATAAAAAGACAGTTTTGGCACATACCTTAAACGGCAGTGCTTTGGCCTTACCTAGAATCGTCGCTGCCATCCTGGAAAACAACCAAACCGAGAAAGGCATCAAAATGCCAGAAGTATTGGTTCCGTATTTGGGCTTTGAGTGGATTGACTAA
- the ccsA gene encoding cytochrome c biogenesis protein CcsA yields the protein MINTFIGNLGHLMVILAFVSSLITAYSYYQYTVVPEIEKASWRKFSRIFFYIHAVSAISIGVILFNIIHNFRFEYFYAYSHASKALPVHYMISSFWEGQEGSFILWIFWDVILGLFLIHTNKSWEGPVMVVFSLVQAFLVSMILGVVIGDLKIGSSPFILLRDVANAPIFQMNPDFVPEDGTGLNPLLQNIWMVIHPPTLFLGYASTLVPFAYLMAGLWTGKYKEWIRPALPWTIFSALILGMGIIMGAYWAYVTLNFGGYWNWDPVENASYVPWLIIVASIHTMITFRKSSTALKTSIVLIILQFILVLYATFLVRSGVLGDTSVHSFTDLGLSGQLLIYLFFFMFVAIFLSARAWKNIPTSEKEASVYSREFWIFIGATTLGLMAFQVILPTSIPVYNAIVESFGGISNMAPPADQIEFYTKFQLWFGVVLALLTAVGQFFWWKKMDKKELKNALATPYIISLILAAIIITVAKVWNITFMVIVMAATFTIVANATILSKLLKKSTFKLAGGSLAHIGLGLILIGVMFSSGYSDVISLNMSGLTYKRDWEDELNKENVLLWINQPLQMKDYEVVYRGRNKKLEGVPGYVNVNKLESTDNVNEAIALEDINVNGKTYHKKGDKVNIVLEENSYFEIEYFKDQQHQFTLFPMSQPNPTMGLISSPDSKHFLNKDLYTHISAINSYDDPEWGEDEFYEVTPGEQFHLGDYITTFEGGEVMEEVEGVELEEGDVAVKAKLVIQDHDKQIHLDPIFLIRGNRIGKIPTVNHDLGVKIQVDNISPETNKFVFKANNYQKDYVVMKALVKPYINVLWIGTIIMLIGFGVAIYRRYDEFVKMRDKGLE from the coding sequence ATGATTAATACCTTTATTGGTAACCTAGGCCATTTGATGGTGATTCTGGCTTTTGTTAGTTCCCTCATTACCGCCTATTCTTATTATCAATACACCGTAGTTCCTGAAATTGAAAAAGCCTCTTGGAGGAAATTTAGTAGGATTTTCTTCTACATTCATGCTGTATCTGCCATCTCCATTGGCGTTATACTTTTTAATATTATACACAATTTCAGGTTTGAATATTTCTATGCCTACTCCCATGCCTCTAAGGCATTGCCAGTGCACTATATGATTTCCAGCTTCTGGGAAGGTCAGGAAGGCTCTTTTATCCTTTGGATTTTCTGGGATGTTATTTTAGGCTTGTTCCTAATCCATACCAATAAATCATGGGAGGGACCGGTAATGGTAGTTTTCTCCTTGGTACAGGCATTTCTGGTATCTATGATTTTAGGAGTAGTGATAGGAGACTTGAAGATAGGGAGCTCACCTTTCATTCTCTTGAGAGATGTGGCCAATGCGCCTATTTTCCAAATGAACCCTGACTTTGTTCCTGAAGACGGCACTGGGCTTAACCCTTTGCTACAAAATATCTGGATGGTTATTCACCCTCCTACTTTGTTCCTTGGCTATGCTTCTACCCTAGTGCCTTTTGCCTACTTAATGGCTGGCCTTTGGACAGGCAAATACAAGGAATGGATCCGTCCGGCATTACCTTGGACGATTTTCTCTGCCTTGATTTTAGGGATGGGAATTATCATGGGCGCTTATTGGGCCTATGTAACGCTTAATTTCGGTGGCTATTGGAACTGGGACCCTGTGGAAAATGCGTCTTATGTTCCTTGGTTGATCATTGTGGCATCTATTCACACGATGATTACCTTCAGGAAAAGTAGCACAGCCCTGAAGACCTCTATTGTATTGATTATTCTGCAATTCATTTTGGTCTTGTATGCCACTTTCTTGGTGAGAAGCGGTGTTTTGGGAGACACTTCGGTACACTCTTTTACTGACTTAGGCTTGTCCGGCCAATTATTGATTTACCTTTTCTTCTTTATGTTTGTGGCCATCTTCCTTTCTGCAAGGGCATGGAAAAACATTCCTACATCTGAGAAGGAAGCATCTGTTTACTCCAGGGAATTCTGGATTTTCATCGGTGCCACTACCCTTGGCCTGATGGCTTTCCAAGTGATCCTCCCTACTTCTATTCCGGTATACAATGCCATAGTCGAAAGTTTTGGCGGCATTTCCAATATGGCACCACCGGCAGATCAAATCGAATTTTATACCAAGTTCCAGCTTTGGTTTGGAGTGGTACTGGCCTTATTGACCGCAGTAGGCCAATTCTTCTGGTGGAAAAAAATGGACAAAAAGGAGCTCAAAAATGCTCTGGCTACTCCCTATATTATCTCCCTAATTTTGGCTGCAATCATCATCACTGTAGCCAAAGTTTGGAACATCACTTTCATGGTGATTGTCATGGCAGCTACATTTACCATTGTGGCCAATGCAACCATTCTTTCCAAGTTGTTGAAGAAATCCACTTTCAAACTGGCAGGAGGTTCTTTGGCGCATATTGGCCTTGGCTTGATCCTTATTGGTGTCATGTTCTCCTCAGGCTACTCAGATGTTATTTCACTCAATATGTCAGGACTGACATATAAAAGAGATTGGGAAGATGAGCTGAACAAAGAAAACGTTTTGCTCTGGATCAACCAACCCCTCCAAATGAAGGACTATGAAGTGGTTTACCGAGGCAGAAATAAAAAGCTAGAAGGAGTTCCGGGCTATGTCAATGTCAACAAACTGGAATCTACAGACAACGTCAATGAAGCCATTGCGCTCGAGGACATTAATGTCAACGGAAAAACCTATCATAAAAAGGGGGATAAAGTAAATATAGTGTTAGAGGAAAACAGCTATTTTGAAATTGAGTATTTCAAAGATCAGCAGCACCAATTCACCCTTTTCCCTATGTCGCAACCTAACCCCACCATGGGATTGATTTCTTCTCCTGACTCTAAGCATTTCTTAAATAAGGACCTTTACACCCACATTTCAGCCATCAATAGCTATGACGATCCGGAATGGGGAGAGGATGAGTTTTATGAAGTGACTCCTGGAGAACAATTCCACCTAGGAGACTATATCACCACTTTTGAAGGAGGAGAAGTGATGGAAGAAGTGGAAGGCGTTGAGTTGGAAGAGGGAGATGTAGCGGTGAAGGCCAAATTGGTTATTCAGGATCACGACAAACAAATCCATCTGGATCCTATTTTCTTGATCAGAGGAAACAGGATCGGTAAAATCCCAACAGTAAATCACGACTTGGGCGTAAAAATACAAGTGGATAATATCAGTCCAGAGACCAACAAGTTTGTCTTCAAGGCCAATAATTATCAAAAAGACTATGTGGTGATGAAAGCCTTGGTAAAACCTTATATCAATGTGCTCTGGATAGGCACCATCATCATGCTCATCGGCTTTGGTGTGGCGATATACAGAAGATATGATGAATTCGTCAAAATGAGGGACAAAGGTCTCGAATAA
- the rho gene encoding transcription termination factor Rho, with protein sequence MYNIEELKIRLLSELKEIAEELGVKNYKSLKKDDLVYAILDQQAITPEKALPKKKPSKVETKPEESPEVVAPAAAKEVVPAEKESKPKFRRQNVTEMKKEEEKSAKVEKQEKAPKTDSRRESPKARVERKSEAESKPDSKKETPANGDEDSRRSFRPRRKAVVDEEAQRIANTRSAEQDVDLPKRKNFRDQEEQPSNNGSKKKYAVAVKEFDGIIENEGVLEIMSDGYGFLRSLDYNYLASPDDIYVSPSQIKLFGLKTGDNIKGQIRPPKEGEKYFALLKVISVNGKTTEEIRDRIPFEYLTPLFPEERLKLTTKADNFSTRIVDLFAPIGKGQRGMIVAQPKTGKTVLLQKIANAIAENHPECHLMILLIDERPEEVTDMARSVKAEVISSTFDEQAERHVKVSSMVLEKAKRMVECGHDVVILLDSITRLARAYNTVVPSSGKILSGGVDANALHKPKRFFGAARNVENGGSLTIIATALVETGSKMDEVIFEEFKGTGNMELSLDRKLSNRRIYPAIDVPGSGTRREDLLMEKEEMQRIWILRKLMSDMTSQEAMEFLLQRMKGTRDNAEFLISMNG encoded by the coding sequence ATGTATAACATTGAAGAACTAAAAATCAGATTGCTATCTGAGCTTAAAGAGATAGCAGAAGAGTTGGGGGTAAAAAATTATAAATCCCTCAAGAAGGATGATCTAGTGTATGCCATACTGGATCAACAAGCAATCACCCCTGAGAAAGCCCTTCCTAAGAAAAAACCTTCCAAAGTCGAAACTAAACCTGAAGAAAGCCCTGAAGTTGTAGCTCCCGCTGCAGCCAAAGAAGTTGTTCCTGCAGAAAAGGAAAGTAAGCCAAAGTTCCGTCGCCAGAATGTTACGGAAATGAAAAAAGAAGAAGAGAAGTCTGCCAAAGTGGAGAAGCAAGAGAAAGCTCCAAAGACTGATTCCAGAAGAGAGAGTCCCAAGGCAAGAGTAGAGAGGAAAAGTGAAGCCGAATCCAAGCCTGACTCAAAAAAGGAAACACCAGCCAATGGGGATGAAGATAGCAGAAGAAGCTTCCGTCCTAGAAGAAAAGCTGTAGTGGATGAAGAGGCTCAAAGAATAGCCAATACCAGGTCGGCAGAGCAGGATGTAGATCTTCCAAAGCGCAAGAATTTCAGAGATCAAGAAGAGCAACCATCCAATAATGGCAGTAAGAAGAAATATGCTGTAGCCGTTAAAGAATTTGATGGAATAATTGAAAATGAAGGAGTGCTTGAGATCATGTCCGATGGATATGGATTCCTTCGATCTTTAGATTACAACTACCTAGCTTCTCCAGACGATATTTATGTTTCGCCTTCTCAGATTAAATTGTTTGGGTTGAAAACTGGAGATAATATCAAAGGTCAAATCAGACCTCCAAAGGAAGGCGAGAAGTACTTTGCCTTGTTGAAGGTAATATCTGTAAATGGAAAGACCACCGAAGAAATTCGTGACCGTATCCCATTTGAGTATTTGACGCCTTTATTCCCTGAGGAGCGATTGAAATTAACTACCAAAGCAGATAATTTCTCTACTAGGATTGTAGATTTATTTGCTCCTATCGGAAAAGGTCAGCGTGGTATGATCGTAGCACAGCCTAAAACTGGTAAGACGGTGTTGTTACAAAAGATTGCCAATGCCATTGCAGAAAACCATCCTGAGTGCCATTTGATGATTCTTTTGATCGATGAACGTCCAGAAGAAGTGACAGATATGGCCAGGTCTGTAAAGGCAGAAGTGATTTCTTCTACCTTTGATGAGCAGGCTGAACGTCACGTGAAAGTGTCGTCTATGGTGTTGGAAAAAGCAAAGAGGATGGTAGAATGTGGTCATGATGTGGTGATTCTTTTGGATTCCATTACAAGATTGGCCAGAGCATATAATACAGTAGTTCCTTCTTCAGGAAAGATTCTATCAGGTGGTGTGGATGCCAATGCACTTCATAAGCCTAAGCGATTCTTTGGTGCTGCAAGGAATGTAGAGAATGGTGGTTCATTGACGATCATTGCTACAGCTCTTGTGGAAACAGGTTCCAAAATGGATGAGGTGATCTTTGAAGAGTTTAAAGGTACCGGTAACATGGAGCTTAGCCTCGATAGAAAACTTTCCAATAGAAGAATTTATCCTGCTATTGATGTGCCGGGTTCTGGTACTCGCCGTGAGGATCTTTTGATGGAAAAAGAAGAGATGCAACGTATCTGGATATTGAGAAAACTCATGTCAGATATGACTTCTCAAGAGGCCATGGAATTCTTACTGCAAAGAATGAAAGGCACGCGAGACAATGCAGAATTCCTTATTAGTATGAATGGATAG